The following are from one region of the Salicibibacter kimchii genome:
- the ribE gene encoding 6,7-dimethyl-8-ribityllumazine synthase, with the protein MGETFEGNLVATDVKIGIVVGRFNEFITSKLLEGAEGTLVRHGANPDNIDVAKVPGAFEIPFGAKQMLQSKSYDAIITLGTVIRGSTPHFDYVCNEVAKGVSSLSLSSDIPVIFGVVTTETIEQAIERAGTKAGNKGAEAATAAIEMANLTRVLHPTN; encoded by the coding sequence ATGGGAGAAACATTTGAAGGAAACTTGGTCGCTACAGATGTAAAAATAGGGATTGTCGTCGGTCGTTTCAATGAATTCATTACAAGCAAGCTCCTTGAAGGTGCAGAAGGAACGTTGGTCCGGCACGGGGCAAATCCGGACAACATTGATGTCGCCAAAGTTCCCGGCGCCTTTGAAATTCCTTTTGGCGCCAAACAGATGCTGCAATCTAAATCGTATGATGCAATCATTACGCTCGGCACCGTTATCCGCGGTTCAACGCCTCATTTTGATTACGTGTGCAATGAAGTCGCCAAAGGCGTTTCGTCTCTGTCCCTCTCTTCCGATATACCGGTTATTTTCGGTGTTGTCACGACAGAAACCATTGAGCAAGCGATCGAGCGTGCAGGTACAAAAGCAGGGAATAAAGGAGCGGAAGCAGCCACCGCCGCGATTGAAATGGCGAACCTCACGAGAGTATTACATCCAACAAACTAA
- the pxpB gene encoding 5-oxoprolinase subunit PxpB, producing the protein MSTLFENAELYVLSETAINIVFGTKIDPKIHRHTKKMMNVLEDAPFEGYLECVPSYVGLTVFYDPVTVFHTMEKNDSPSTYVMEQLREKAREIGDATEDEDEGDVVTIPVCYEDSFGPDLSHVAEENNLSKEEVIHIHTSGEYLVYMIGFAPGFSFLGGMSKKIATPRRSEPRTKIPAGAVGIAGVQTGVYPLETPGGWQLIGQTPLKMFDSNREQPSLLKSGDTVYFKAITRAEFESYEEGDR; encoded by the coding sequence ATGTCTACACTGTTTGAAAACGCAGAGCTGTACGTGTTATCAGAAACAGCAATTAATATTGTTTTTGGAACAAAAATCGATCCGAAAATTCATCGACACACGAAAAAAATGATGAATGTGCTGGAAGACGCTCCATTCGAAGGATATCTCGAATGCGTTCCAAGCTATGTTGGTCTAACGGTGTTTTACGACCCGGTAACGGTGTTTCATACAATGGAGAAAAATGATTCTCCGAGTACATATGTAATGGAACAGTTGCGGGAAAAAGCTCGTGAGATCGGGGATGCCACAGAAGACGAAGATGAGGGAGATGTCGTCACGATCCCCGTTTGTTATGAAGATTCTTTTGGCCCGGACTTATCACATGTGGCAGAGGAAAACAATCTTTCGAAAGAAGAAGTCATTCACATTCATACAAGCGGTGAGTACCTAGTATATATGATCGGCTTTGCCCCCGGCTTTTCCTTTCTCGGTGGCATGTCGAAAAAAATTGCCACACCGCGGAGAAGCGAACCCCGAACAAAAATCCCCGCGGGGGCTGTCGGAATTGCTGGGGTTCAAACAGGCGTGTACCCGCTTGAGACGCCTGGGGGATGGCAGTTAATCGGTCAAACTCCCCTTAAAATGTTTGACTCTAACCGGGAACAACCGAGCTTGCTGAAATCCGGGGATACGGTGTATTTTAAGGCGATTACGCGCGCGGAGTTTGAGTCGTACGAGGAGGGGGACAGGTGA
- a CDS encoding FAD-binding protein, giving the protein MNINDHADVLVIGSGAAGMMAARAAADQGANVIIVDKSLIGRGGATVLAQMTVAVALGEAEEDSIESHWEDTVSGGRGLSDPEIVRSIVERGPEVIADMESYRVKWARTEQGHRSQVVSPGHSKKRCVYVDILNTGGATSKGLRRVISNDEKIKRLKNVAVTRLVTSQGRVLGAVGFSVEDMKMVSISASQVILATGGLTEVFERNSASTNMTGDGFLLAAEAGCELRDMEMVQFFPIAHLYPPVVGIDPIMWDPFRYKLGGRLLNGAHEEFMETYTGEVAGKYTATRDLTSYAIFKEVEAGRGSPHGGAYLDFTMIKEEDLRKGFGPVIDILESQGIDLTKDMIEVAPMAHFMLGGVKVNNKLETTVPNLYACGELIYGMHGANRLSGNAMTEALVTGRIAGENATQNVGERNDEYVAKETSKEKRRLESFWYPSSKSADDTSMLTFRKKIQTILWKGSGPLRAEKELEQALCNIERLTEEISQTPLEPQKRYALPQVEKLEAYTMAKLGAAIVKGALERRESRGAHVRLDYPDEQEETFSSKFDYKDGCWSYSKVKMKN; this is encoded by the coding sequence GTGAACATAAATGATCATGCGGATGTGCTGGTCATTGGCTCGGGTGCAGCGGGCATGATGGCAGCTCGAGCGGCAGCCGATCAAGGAGCCAATGTCATCATTGTTGACAAAAGTTTAATTGGCCGTGGTGGAGCAACGGTGCTTGCGCAAATGACAGTGGCCGTGGCATTGGGCGAAGCAGAAGAAGACAGCATTGAGTCCCATTGGGAGGACACGGTTTCCGGAGGCCGTGGGTTATCGGATCCGGAGATTGTCCGTTCAATTGTAGAGCGGGGGCCGGAAGTGATTGCCGATATGGAAAGCTACCGTGTTAAATGGGCGCGAACGGAACAAGGTCATCGATCTCAAGTTGTCTCACCCGGTCATTCGAAGAAACGATGTGTCTATGTGGATATACTGAACACGGGTGGAGCAACATCTAAAGGATTACGGCGTGTGATCAGTAACGATGAAAAAATTAAGCGTCTAAAAAATGTAGCCGTAACACGGTTAGTCACAAGTCAAGGACGTGTCCTAGGAGCTGTTGGTTTTTCAGTGGAAGACATGAAGATGGTCAGCATTTCAGCATCTCAAGTCATTTTAGCGACTGGGGGATTAACAGAAGTTTTTGAACGGAATAGTGCTTCGACAAATATGACAGGAGATGGCTTCCTTCTAGCAGCAGAGGCTGGTTGTGAATTGAGAGATATGGAAATGGTTCAATTTTTTCCTATCGCACATCTCTATCCGCCTGTGGTGGGCATTGATCCAATCATGTGGGACCCCTTTCGTTACAAATTAGGCGGGCGATTGTTAAACGGCGCTCATGAAGAATTCATGGAAACATACACAGGGGAAGTGGCTGGAAAATATACCGCAACACGTGACTTGACGAGCTATGCCATTTTTAAAGAAGTTGAAGCAGGCCGTGGGTCTCCTCATGGAGGGGCATATTTGGATTTTACAATGATTAAAGAGGAGGATTTAAGAAAAGGCTTCGGTCCGGTCATTGATATTCTCGAATCACAAGGCATCGATCTTACGAAAGACATGATTGAAGTTGCACCCATGGCTCATTTTATGTTAGGTGGGGTTAAGGTCAACAATAAATTGGAGACGACGGTCCCTAATCTATACGCATGCGGTGAACTCATCTATGGCATGCATGGAGCAAACCGGCTGTCCGGGAACGCGATGACAGAAGCATTGGTAACTGGCAGAATTGCCGGAGAAAATGCGACACAAAATGTTGGTGAAAGAAACGATGAATATGTAGCAAAAGAAACCAGTAAAGAAAAGAGAAGACTGGAATCTTTTTGGTATCCATCTTCTAAATCGGCGGACGATACGTCAATGCTAACATTTCGCAAGAAAATTCAGACCATTTTGTGGAAAGGCTCAGGGCCACTCCGGGCTGAAAAGGAATTAGAGCAAGCGTTATGTAACATTGAACGTTTGACTGAGGAAATTTCACAGACACCCTTAGAACCGCAAAAACGTTACGCCCTACCTCAAGTAGAGAAGCTTGAAGCGTATACGATGGCTAAATTGGGTGCCGCGATTGTCAAAGGAGCGCTGGAGCGACGGGAATCGAGGGGGGCTCACGTTCGATTGGATTACCCTGATGAGCAAGAGGAAACCTTCAGTTCAAAATTTGATTATAAGGACGGTTGCTGGTCATATTCGAAAGTAAAAATGAAGAATTAA
- a CDS encoding riboflavin synthase: MFTGLIEEVGMVENIVQTGQNGQITIRCAHVLEDTRIGDSIVVNGVCLTVTSIHDAQFTADIMAETFASSTLSQLRHNDPVNLERSMAVADRFGGHIVAGHTDGVGEIIQRTPEGGSVNFEIKVKGGLLRYIVQKGSVAVDGISLTVAREYADSFIVAIIPHTLKETNLGSKSVGDYVNIETDIIGKYVEKLLQPANSHDQSEQTIDGLLEKSGFYERREG; encoded by the coding sequence ATGTTCACAGGGTTGATTGAGGAAGTAGGAATGGTCGAAAACATTGTTCAAACCGGCCAAAACGGTCAAATAACGATCCGTTGTGCGCACGTATTGGAAGACACACGGATCGGGGATAGCATTGTCGTGAACGGAGTGTGTCTGACGGTGACTTCGATCCACGACGCACAATTTACGGCTGATATCATGGCGGAAACGTTCGCGAGCTCGACTCTATCCCAACTCAGGCACAATGATCCGGTCAACTTGGAACGGTCCATGGCTGTTGCCGATCGTTTTGGCGGCCATATCGTCGCGGGCCATACCGATGGGGTCGGGGAGATTATCCAACGCACGCCCGAAGGCGGATCGGTTAATTTTGAGATTAAGGTGAAGGGTGGCTTACTACGCTATATTGTGCAAAAAGGCTCGGTGGCCGTGGATGGCATCAGTCTAACGGTCGCTCGCGAGTATGCCGACAGCTTTATCGTCGCGATCATCCCCCACACACTCAAAGAAACAAATCTCGGCAGCAAATCTGTCGGCGATTACGTAAATATAGAAACGGATATCATCGGCAAATATGTAGAAAAATTATTGCAGCCCGCAAACAGCCATGATCAATCGGAGCAAACGATCGATGGGCTTCTCGAGAAAAGCGGCTTTTATGAAAGGAGGGAAGGCTGA
- the accB gene encoding acetyl-CoA carboxylase biotin carboxyl carrier protein — protein sequence MYTVEELQALMKTLNEQGLEHLKAKNGDMEIELFKSTGVAKKTPAENTETTDETSDIEGEEPREFTDQQSIKSPIVGTFYRASEPEAAPFIKEGDPVHEETVVGIVEAMKLFNEVSADVEGEIVDILVEDGAFVEHGEPLFIVKEV from the coding sequence ATGTACACTGTTGAAGAGTTACAAGCATTAATGAAAACATTAAATGAGCAGGGACTTGAACATTTAAAAGCTAAGAACGGAGACATGGAAATTGAGCTTTTTAAAAGCACTGGGGTGGCAAAAAAGACTCCAGCAGAAAACACGGAAACAACAGATGAAACCTCCGACATCGAAGGTGAAGAACCGAGAGAATTTACCGATCAACAATCGATCAAGTCTCCGATAGTAGGCACGTTTTACCGAGCTTCGGAACCCGAAGCGGCTCCTTTTATCAAGGAAGGGGATCCGGTTCACGAGGAAACTGTCGTCGGGATTGTTGAGGCCATGAAACTGTTTAACGAAGTGAGCGCGGATGTAGAAGGAGAAATCGTAGACATTCTTGTTGAAGACGGGGCGTTTGTTGAACATGGCGAACCGCTATTCATAGTCAAGGAAGTTTAG
- the ribD gene encoding bifunctional diaminohydroxyphosphoribosylaminopyrimidine deaminase/5-amino-6-(5-phosphoribosylamino)uracil reductase RibD produces MNDHWFMQRALDLAAAMEGQTSPNPMVGAVVVKDGRIVGTGAHMGAGGNHAEVHALQMAEGRTSGATMYVTLEPCNHHGRTPPCTKKIIEAGITRVVVAVKDVNPEVAGSGIEALRDAGVETEVGVLEEKAGKLNAAFFHFVQTSKPYVTVKTASTLNGAMTSPKGLSPWITGEAALEEVHQLRHSNDAILVGVETVLNDNPSLTTRLEIEGRNPIRVVLDRHLRTPGDARLVADGKAPTWIFTEESPESNHASVLEQKGARVISMSTVTAKSVLTELGRADIQTVLVEGGQTIISSFIAENEIQRYISYVAPKLFSADAANTELEVEHAQMVGGDIKITATPKKGDASCSQG; encoded by the coding sequence ATGAATGATCATTGGTTTATGCAGCGCGCCCTGGATTTGGCTGCTGCGATGGAAGGGCAGACGTCGCCGAATCCGATGGTGGGCGCTGTCGTTGTAAAAGACGGAAGGATCGTCGGAACCGGTGCTCATATGGGTGCCGGGGGAAATCATGCTGAAGTTCACGCGTTACAAATGGCGGAGGGGCGTACCAGTGGCGCAACGATGTATGTCACGCTCGAACCTTGTAATCACCACGGACGCACGCCGCCTTGTACGAAAAAAATCATTGAAGCAGGGATTACACGTGTCGTCGTTGCCGTAAAGGACGTGAATCCGGAAGTGGCCGGCAGTGGCATCGAAGCGCTTCGGGATGCCGGGGTGGAGACCGAGGTGGGTGTATTGGAAGAGAAAGCGGGAAAGCTAAATGCAGCGTTTTTTCATTTCGTACAAACCAGCAAGCCGTACGTCACTGTGAAAACAGCTTCCACCCTCAATGGGGCAATGACATCGCCTAAGGGTCTATCCCCATGGATCACTGGAGAAGCGGCGCTTGAAGAAGTCCATCAACTTCGTCATAGTAATGACGCCATCCTCGTAGGGGTTGAAACCGTATTAAATGATAACCCGTCGCTCACGACCCGTTTAGAAATCGAAGGAAGAAACCCGATCAGGGTTGTCCTGGACCGTCATTTGCGCACGCCAGGTGATGCGCGGCTGGTTGCCGATGGCAAGGCTCCCACATGGATTTTTACAGAAGAAAGCCCGGAGTCGAATCATGCATCTGTATTGGAGCAAAAAGGTGCTAGAGTCATTTCGATGTCCACGGTAACCGCGAAAAGTGTGCTCACGGAACTCGGCCGGGCTGATATTCAAACCGTTTTGGTCGAGGGCGGACAAACGATCATTTCCTCGTTTATAGCCGAAAATGAAATCCAACGTTACATCTCCTATGTCGCGCCAAAGTTGTTCAGTGCAGATGCCGCTAACACAGAGCTCGAGGTGGAGCATGCACAAATGGTCGGCGGGGATATTAAAATTACAGCGACACCTAAGAAGGGGGATGCATCATGTTCACAGGGTTGA
- a CDS encoding biotin-dependent carboxyltransferase family protein has protein sequence MSLSIMKAGLFTTVQDRGRIGFLHQGVLESGAMDRISLQSANAIVGNHENEAGLEITMTGPEIKFERDSLITVTGGGMMPMINGVAYSLGVPLFVPAESMLTFKSVPYGNRAYLAVAGGIDVPIVMNSKSTYVRAGIGGMKGRALKKDDRLSIGEKGKEANKRFEQISQKANGRAFAKNWGANGRLLDREQQKIRVFPGSHFKQFTTESQKRFFQQTFTVSTQSDRMAYRLQTEEDAPIERQESYSLLSEAVAFGTVQIPNDGQPIVLMADRQTTGGYPRFAQVAAVDLGRFAQFRPNEKIMFEPITLKEAEMLYLKQAQAMQERKIGIALKWGSH, from the coding sequence GTGAGTTTATCTATCATGAAAGCGGGCTTGTTTACGACCGTCCAGGATCGGGGTCGAATCGGCTTTTTGCATCAAGGCGTTTTGGAGAGCGGCGCGATGGATCGTATATCGCTGCAAAGCGCGAATGCAATCGTTGGGAATCATGAAAATGAAGCCGGGCTTGAAATCACAATGACTGGCCCCGAGATCAAGTTCGAGAGGGATAGCCTGATCACTGTAACAGGTGGCGGGATGATGCCGATGATTAACGGTGTGGCTTATTCACTCGGTGTACCTCTGTTTGTTCCTGCTGAAAGCATGCTTACGTTTAAATCGGTGCCCTACGGCAATCGCGCTTACTTGGCAGTCGCGGGCGGCATCGATGTCCCGATCGTCATGAATAGCAAGAGTACGTATGTGCGAGCAGGAATCGGAGGAATGAAAGGCCGGGCACTAAAAAAAGATGACCGGTTATCTATAGGTGAAAAAGGCAAAGAAGCCAATAAACGATTTGAACAGATCTCTCAAAAAGCGAACGGACGAGCATTCGCTAAAAACTGGGGGGCAAATGGTAGACTGTTGGATCGTGAACAACAAAAAATACGGGTTTTTCCAGGGAGCCATTTCAAACAGTTTACGACCGAGAGCCAGAAACGGTTTTTCCAACAAACGTTTACCGTTTCTACACAATCGGATCGCATGGCCTATCGGTTGCAAACAGAAGAGGACGCCCCCATTGAACGCCAAGAATCCTACAGCCTTTTATCAGAGGCAGTTGCGTTTGGGACGGTACAAATCCCCAATGATGGCCAACCGATCGTTTTAATGGCTGATCGACAAACGACAGGCGGCTACCCGCGCTTTGCACAAGTCGCAGCGGTTGATTTAGGACGTTTTGCACAATTCCGTCCGAATGAAAAAATAATGTTTGAACCGATTACTTTGAAAGAAGCTGAAATGCTTTATTTGAAACAGGCCCAGGCGATGCAAGAGCGGAAAATCGGAATTGCCTTAAAATGGGGCAGTCATTAG
- the accC gene encoding acetyl-CoA carboxylase biotin carboxylase subunit, with protein sequence MFGKILIANRGEIAVRIIQSCRELGVKTAAICSKADQSALHTKLADESICIGDNPSHESYLNMERIFTAAKKVNADAIHPGYGFLAENDEFVRLCEELGLAFIGPSVESIRSMGAKDVAVKTVDNAGVPTVPGSKGIVHTSEEAKEIAADIGYPVMIKAVAGGGGKGMRLAHTPEDFGSSFEQARSEADKAFGNADVYLEKYIDAPRHIEMQILGDQYGNIVNFGERECSIQRRHQKIIEEAPSPIITDDLRMEIGTAAVNAAKAVAYEGAGTVEFLMNVNGDFYFMEMNTRIQVEHPVTEMITSIDLVKEQIRVAAGEKLGYEQKDIKMNGWAMECRINAEDPRQSFQPTPGTVHTFIPPSGYQVRTDTALFSGAVITPYYDSLAAKVIVHGETREEAIIRMKRALKEMQVDGIATTIPFQLQLLEDERFCKGDFDIGFIENYGDELVAAMEKSSRE encoded by the coding sequence GTGTTTGGAAAAATACTGATTGCTAATCGCGGCGAAATCGCTGTTCGTATTATTCAATCATGTAGGGAATTAGGGGTGAAAACAGCCGCTATATGCTCGAAAGCAGATCAAAGTGCTTTACATACGAAGCTTGCCGATGAGAGCATCTGTATTGGTGATAACCCCTCACACGAAAGTTATTTAAATATGGAACGAATATTTACTGCAGCCAAAAAAGTGAACGCAGATGCGATTCATCCGGGTTATGGATTTCTAGCTGAAAATGATGAATTTGTTCGCCTTTGTGAGGAACTCGGACTCGCTTTCATCGGTCCATCAGTTGAATCGATTCGCAGTATGGGGGCAAAAGATGTAGCTGTAAAAACGGTTGACAATGCAGGCGTTCCGACCGTTCCCGGATCAAAAGGAATCGTTCATACAAGCGAAGAGGCAAAGGAGATTGCTGCCGACATCGGGTATCCTGTTATGATTAAAGCGGTCGCGGGTGGCGGTGGTAAGGGCATGCGTTTGGCACATACACCCGAAGACTTCGGGAGCTCCTTTGAGCAAGCACGGTCAGAAGCCGACAAGGCATTCGGCAACGCAGACGTATACTTGGAAAAATATATCGATGCGCCACGTCATATTGAGATGCAAATACTTGGTGACCAATATGGAAACATCGTGAACTTCGGTGAACGGGAGTGTTCTATTCAGCGGCGTCACCAAAAAATCATTGAAGAAGCCCCATCTCCAATCATCACCGATGACTTACGGATGGAAATTGGAACAGCCGCGGTAAACGCTGCCAAGGCTGTAGCTTATGAAGGGGCAGGTACGGTTGAGTTTTTAATGAACGTCAACGGTGATTTTTACTTTATGGAAATGAATACCCGTATTCAAGTCGAGCATCCGGTGACGGAGATGATCACGTCCATCGATCTAGTAAAAGAACAAATACGTGTAGCAGCGGGTGAAAAACTTGGATACGAACAAAAAGATATAAAGATGAACGGGTGGGCGATGGAATGCAGAATAAATGCAGAAGATCCGCGCCAATCCTTTCAGCCAACGCCCGGAACCGTGCATACATTTATCCCACCGAGTGGATACCAGGTGCGAACAGATACAGCTCTTTTTTCGGGAGCTGTGATTACGCCGTACTATGATTCCCTTGCCGCGAAAGTCATTGTGCATGGAGAAACAAGGGAGGAAGCGATTATACGTATGAAACGAGCATTGAAAGAAATGCAGGTCGACGGAATTGCAACGACGATCCCTTTTCAACTGCAATTGCTCGAGGATGAACGCTTTTGTAAGGGCGATTTTGATATCGGTTTCATTGAAAACTACGGGGATGAGCTCGTGGCAGCTATGGAAAAATCAAGTCGTGAATAA
- a CDS encoding bifunctional 3,4-dihydroxy-2-butanone-4-phosphate synthase/GTP cyclohydrolase II codes for MFDSMEKGIKALREGKVIIVCDDEDRENEGDLVALANTATADTVNFMAKHARGLICAPITRKRADHLSLQQMVHDNTDSHGTAFTVSVDHQDSTTGISAEERAKTVRALASDTAKASDFKRPGHIFPLVAQDGGVLKRAGHTEAAVDLARIAGSDAEAGLICEVMNEDGTMARVPDLKVVADEYDIPMITIADLIHYRREHDALVQREVETSLPTKFGFFKAIGYTDADEGQENIALVKGNIADGEPVLVRIHSECMTGDVFGSERCDCGPQLHASLEKIKEEGRGVLLYMRQEGRGIGLMNKLRAYKLQEEGYDTVDANEQLGYSADLRDYGIGAQILRDLGIEKVRLLTNNPWKISGLESYGIHVEERIGLQLPPVEHNESYLKTKFHKLGHLLEF; via the coding sequence ATGTTTGATTCGATGGAAAAGGGGATTAAAGCACTTCGCGAAGGGAAAGTTATCATCGTTTGTGATGATGAAGACCGTGAAAACGAAGGGGATTTGGTGGCACTGGCGAACACCGCGACTGCCGATACAGTGAACTTCATGGCCAAACACGCCCGTGGGCTTATTTGCGCCCCGATCACACGGAAACGAGCGGACCACTTGTCCCTCCAACAAATGGTTCATGACAACACGGATTCACATGGCACGGCGTTTACGGTCAGCGTGGATCACCAAGATTCTACCACAGGCATTTCTGCCGAGGAACGGGCGAAAACGGTGCGTGCACTCGCGTCCGATACGGCAAAGGCTTCCGACTTTAAGCGGCCCGGGCATATCTTCCCTCTTGTAGCTCAGGATGGCGGTGTCCTTAAGCGGGCGGGCCATACGGAAGCGGCTGTGGACCTCGCGAGAATCGCCGGTTCAGACGCAGAGGCAGGTTTGATTTGTGAAGTCATGAATGAAGACGGAACGATGGCGCGCGTGCCGGATTTGAAAGTTGTTGCTGATGAGTACGACATTCCCATGATTACAATCGCTGATTTGATCCATTATCGGCGCGAACACGATGCACTGGTGCAGCGTGAAGTGGAAACATCGTTGCCGACGAAATTTGGTTTTTTTAAGGCGATCGGGTACACAGATGCAGATGAAGGGCAGGAAAACATTGCACTCGTCAAAGGGAATATTGCAGACGGTGAACCTGTGCTCGTACGTATTCATTCGGAATGTATGACCGGCGATGTGTTTGGGTCTGAGCGCTGTGATTGCGGACCGCAACTGCATGCGTCTCTTGAAAAAATCAAAGAAGAAGGCCGGGGCGTTCTTCTTTATATGCGTCAGGAAGGCCGGGGAATCGGGCTCATGAATAAACTTCGTGCATATAAACTGCAAGAAGAGGGGTATGACACGGTGGATGCCAATGAGCAACTCGGCTATTCCGCTGACTTGCGCGACTATGGCATCGGCGCTCAAATTTTGCGGGACTTGGGGATAGAAAAGGTACGGCTGTTGACGAACAATCCTTGGAAAATCAGCGGTCTCGAAAGCTACGGGATCCATGTGGAGGAACGTATCGGCTTGCAACTCCCCCCTGTGGAACACAATGAATCTTATTTGAAAACGAAGTTTCATAAGCTCGGACATTTGCTTGAATTTTAG
- a CDS encoding nucleoside deaminase: protein MTKEAFMKKAIQLACDTVERGNTPFGAVIVKDGEILSEEANEATTEKDPTAHAELLAIREAAKNLRSENLSGCELYASGEPCPMCLGAIYAAGIQDVYVAYSLEEATEYGLASPYVYEQVAKPNDKRDVSFTALKPSNVEQHPYDVWKRKDKA from the coding sequence GTGACAAAAGAAGCATTTATGAAAAAAGCAATTCAGCTCGCCTGTGATACAGTCGAACGTGGCAACACCCCATTTGGGGCAGTTATCGTAAAAGATGGTGAAATCCTCAGTGAGGAAGCCAACGAGGCAACAACCGAAAAGGATCCAACCGCCCATGCAGAGCTGCTCGCCATACGGGAAGCGGCGAAAAACCTGCGTAGCGAAAATTTGTCAGGGTGTGAACTGTATGCCAGCGGTGAGCCTTGCCCGATGTGCTTGGGCGCCATCTATGCCGCCGGTATCCAGGATGTCTATGTTGCTTATTCCCTCGAGGAAGCAACGGAATATGGTTTGGCTTCGCCGTATGTTTATGAACAAGTAGCTAAACCAAACGATAAAAGGGATGTTTCATTTACTGCTCTGAAACCGAGTAATGTGGAACAACACCCTTATGACGTTTGGAAAAGGAAGGACAAAGCGTAA
- a CDS encoding class I SAM-dependent methyltransferase, whose translation MENKNKVVQDTFSAAAEKYVNSTLHAKGKDLQALATTNKLTGEEVVLDIATGGGHVANALAPLAKEVTAMDITVEMLESAETFIRGNGHDNVRFVEGDAEGLPFADEAFDVAVSRIAAHHFSRPDVFLQESFRVLKSGGSFFLLDNTAPEADVFDTFYNEIEKLRDPSHIRAWKKSEWTAKIEEAGFTVQYVQRFRKTFDFQDWCDRLDVAAETRTLLQSKMIDAPSSLQQKFNIQYGEDENVSSFDGESILLQASK comes from the coding sequence ATGGAAAATAAAAATAAAGTTGTCCAAGATACATTTTCAGCAGCAGCAGAAAAATATGTCAATAGTACTCTGCACGCGAAGGGGAAAGATCTACAGGCATTGGCAACAACAAACAAGCTTACCGGTGAAGAAGTGGTGCTTGATATTGCGACGGGCGGCGGACATGTGGCGAACGCCTTGGCACCATTGGCAAAAGAAGTTACCGCCATGGACATAACCGTGGAAATGTTGGAATCGGCGGAAACGTTCATCCGCGGAAACGGGCATGATAACGTTCGTTTTGTTGAAGGAGACGCTGAAGGCCTTCCATTCGCAGATGAAGCGTTCGATGTAGCGGTGAGCAGAATCGCCGCCCATCATTTTTCCAGACCGGATGTATTTTTGCAGGAAAGCTTCCGGGTGTTGAAATCCGGAGGTTCTTTTTTCTTGTTGGATAATACGGCTCCGGAAGCAGATGTGTTTGACACGTTTTATAATGAGATAGAAAAACTGCGCGACCCAAGCCATATCCGCGCATGGAAAAAAAGCGAATGGACCGCAAAAATAGAAGAGGCCGGTTTTACTGTTCAGTATGTGCAACGGTTCCGAAAAACATTTGACTTTCAGGATTGGTGTGACCGTCTCGACGTTGCGGCTGAGACAAGAACTTTGTTGCAGAGTAAAATGATTGACGCGCCTTCATCGCTTCAACAGAAGTTCAACATTCAGTACGGTGAGGATGAAAACGTGAGCAGTTTTGACGGGGAATCGATTCTGTTGCAAGCGAGTAAATAA